The following DNA comes from Carassius auratus strain Wakin chromosome 46, ASM336829v1, whole genome shotgun sequence.
aaaaacatcacaataatccacagcactccagtccatcagtgaacatctggagaagacaaaacctgaaacacatccagcattaagatgttcaACTCAAATATGAGTCTATAATaacagtgttctggtctgaatcaggagagaaatctgcacaaatcAAGCAGCGTTTACAAGCCAAACATCTTTTTTGAAgcttaatgtgatgtttttatcagctgttttggactcattctgacggcacccattcacatctagatgacctgagggtgaacaCAGTTtaattttggctgaactattgcTCTATGTTGAATGTATCCTTAACCAAACTTTCTGTCTGAATTCACATCATGTTGAAAAGATTGTATTTACATGTTGATCGCACATAAACGCCACCATTTGTTGAATTGAATAAAATCATCATTTTTAAAAGTCAAAAAGTCACATGTACAAAACACAATAGtaacaattataacaaaatatataacgaTTCACTTTACAgcaccactgaataaaaacagcaaataGACACATGCTTTAGTACAGCTTAAAAACACTCTCTGCATTTTTGTAGAAAAGGTACATTAACATCTTGCTCTGCCCAAAGGGACTTGAACGCACCtgacataattataaaaatatgctCTTCCCAGGAGGATTGAACACACCACTTCTGAACAACGATGACAGAGAGAACATTTCTCTGGGAATTAACTCTTTACTGTTTGCCAATGTATCAGTGTATTTTAGTCAGTGTTTGGCTGCTGCTCATTGATACATGGTTTTGTGAAGCCTTGGATTGTGTTGTTTTCATGAATCATGTCTGTTTTTTTCTCCCTTGTCTAGAACACAAAAAATGCTGTTACAAGCCCCGCAGTTCCTCCTCAGCACGTTCCCCATACGAAACCAAAAAACCCCTCCGCAGGTCAGCACCACGCCATCGGAGCCCTTTCCCCCCGCGGCTGTGTGTCCAGACGGCGGTCAGTCAAGAAACACTCTGCCGGTACCCATCCACAGCGCTCTGCCAACATACTCCTGAACACGTCTGAGACACGTGATCTCTGTCACACACGacctctgtctcacacacacacacacacacacacacacatgacctctgtctcacacacacacacacacacacacacatgacctctgtctcacacacacacacacacacacacatgacctctgtctcacacacacatacacacacacacacacacacacacacgacctctgtctcacacacacatacacacacacacacacatacacacacacacatgacctctgtctcacacacacacacacacacacacacgacctctgtctcacacacacatacacacacacacacacacacacatgacctctgtctcacacacacacacacacacacacatgacctctgtcacacacacacacacatgacctctgtcacacacacacacacacacacacacacatgacctctgtcacacacacacacacatgacctctgtctcacacacacacacacacacacacacatgacctctgtcacacacacacacacacacacacatgacctctgtctcacacacacacacatgacctctgtcacacacacacacacatgacctctgtctcacacacacacacacaccggatgGTCATCTCTCACTGAGGCAGTGTTCTTCAGCTGTAAATAGGTCTCTGGCGTCTGTGGTCACTCTGGATGTCCACTGCATGTCATGTTGCTTGTTATTGAGCTCGTTTCTTAAGAGTCACATGATAATGAAGATGACTTCACAACAGTTTCACTGAAGTGTGTTTCTCCATTCCAGCACTGCAGCAGCAGCtctctgtagtgtgtgtgtgtgtgtgtgtgtgtgtgcggggggtctcacacacacacacacacacacacacacacactctgtaatCACACACATCACTCACCACACGTCTTGTAATAGTTCCTTCTGTATTGTGTTGATTCTTCTGACTCTGATGATTGTTGTTGGTGTGGGAATGCCGTGATGTAGAAGTCTTCTTATGGTTTAATATCACATTGATTGAGATGTGTAGTGTGTAGTCTGTAGCAGTGTGTGGCATTAAGAGAAGCTTTATGTTCAATATTTGTTAAATTCAtataatcagtgatgttggcTCTTATTTTCCTTCATTGATTTACTTTGTAATACagttacaatataaatatatacatgtttgtgtatgttttattaaaatgttattacatcAAGGAAGTCTTATTGCTGTTTATTTAATTCTACACTATTAAAATAACTGGATATCTGTTTAATTGAATTGTACtttaatggttttaaagtagtgtAGAGTGTTATGTATAGTAGGCctacatatgtaaatataaatgtaaacaacaCAAGAATAGcccatatttcactttttttatattttattttttatatttttcacttaTTTCACACGTTATACTTTTTGATAAAGACAACAGTTAGACCTCCACATCTAATTCAGTTGATTGAAGTATAAATTAGATATTAGTGACCCAGATGGTGTATTTAACTGGCCGAGTGCAGTGCGTccaaataattcaattcaatttaaatgtagTTGTTTAGCGCTTTTTTTATTCGTAAAGCAGTTAAACACCGACCGCTGTGATTGGTCCACCCACAGAAGCGCGGAGAAAAGTAGCAAGAACCTTGTGTAGACGGACCAATCACATTGGCCTGTGTTTATCcgcatttttaattatatttaaccaTTTGAGGGGATTTACTTTCAAAAGCCAGGAAGACGTTTCTCACTTCTGAGCTTTGTGTTAAAATTTCAACACAAAATCGTCCAGAGTACTGCTAAATATGTTTACGTTCTTGTTGCGTGACGTCGTCAACAATGTAGCTGCGTGAACCGGAAGCCGATGTTGCCGAATCTTTCCTCTCGAGTCCGCTAAAAGAAAACAACAGTATTGAGCTCATCGCGCGGAACTGTCTGTCCGTTAATGGCTGCAAAATGGTCCCAGTACCGGACAGATTCCGCAGCGTGGCGATCTGGCTGTTAATCTCCGCGATCGCGCGTCTGTCACACGGAGGTAAAGTATAAACGGTCAGAAACAGCGGCTCGGCGCTCGTGAGGGTGTGAGAGCCGATCTGACGATCTCTCTGTTCTTCAGATGAAGCGGAGCTCCCTGATCAGGCGGATCCGCCGCAGAGGATCTTCAGGACGGCGGAGATGGCCGACGCGGTGATGGGAGTCCCTCAGTCCGCGGGGATGGAGCCTCTGGCGGGGGACGAGTGCGCTGGAGGCCGCTGTGAGGAAGCGCTGCTGTCCGCCGTCATCCACAGCGACTCCAGCGACACCGAGAGCCAGAACTTCACCGTGACCGAGACCGAGCCCGCCAAGACCTACAAAGTCAACTGCGAGCGGAGGAACATCACGGGGATCGAGCGCTTCACGGTGCAGCTGCTCAACGCGTCTCAGGTACCGAGTGTTACCGGAGGAAACCCCCGACACACTTCCCTCAgagctcttctgctcaccaggagaaaacactgaaatattattacaatgttattttctgtgtgaatctgtgttaaagtgtaatgtatttctgtgatgcaccgttgtattttcagcatcattcctccagtcttcagtgtcacatgatcttcagaaatcagaataatatgatgatttactgctcaagaaacatttctgattatcatcagtgattattcagaagtttgggctaattgtgattaaaaaaaaatagtattatcaaggacacattaaattgatcagaagttacagtaaagacgtgtatgatgttacaaaagatttatgtttcaaataaatgctgttcttttttgaactttctgttcatctgtgaatcctgaaaaaatgataataatcagaaatgtctcttgagcagtaaatcatcatattttcatgattcctgaagatcatgtgacactgaagactggaggaatgatgctgaaaatacagcggagcatcacagaaatacattacactttaacccagattcacacagaaaacagatgatttacaatAGAATAATATTTTCCTGTATCaattaaatgcagtcttggtgagcagaagagacttcttattCCAAATCCTAATTATTCCAGACTGTTGGCTGGTAGTGTACTGAATATTATAGTGTGACCTTGTGCGGCTGTTTCAAGGTTTAGTTTGTGAAAATGTCTGACTGATTTATTAAATGTTCAGAAAGAGATGGTGCAGTGAAACAGTTCAGTGATAGTTCTTCAGAATGAGGTGTATGGGTCCTGTGGTTAGTCTCTGTTCGTGGAGAAACAGGTAAAGATCAGTGTGGGGCGGGGCTCGCTTCTGTGCATCAGCttttgattggatgttgagatgtgggcgtggcTTTGTTTTAGCTCAGAAGAACCacttatgacattttgattaaacgtTACGAGATCAAATAATTTTTGGAAAGGAGTTGCTGAGAGATGTGTAACACACACCTGGTCTCCTCTCTCCTCAGGACCTGATGGATCTGCTGAATGCCAACAGCTCCGAGTGCTCACTGGTTCTCTTTTACACCACGTGGTGTCAGTTTTCTGCAAACCTCGCGCCGCACTTCAACGCCCTGCCTCGAgtgtttcccagcatgcacttcctGGCTCTGGACGCGTCCCAGCACAGCAGGTTGATCAGTGACGTTCCCTCAGCGCAGTCCGGCTCCTTGAGGATGCTTCTGTGTTCATCAGCTGcatttctctctcgctcttttcACAGTCTCTCCACGCGCTTCGGGACCGTGGCCGTCCCTAACATACTCTTGTTTCAAGGAGCCAAGCCCATGGCCAGGTTCAACCAGACGGACCGAACGCTGGAGACCCTGACCTCCTTCATAACGAACCAGACAGGTGTGTTTCTGACCGCTTCACAACCGTGATCACTGCTCAGTGTGTGCACTACATGGTGACTGTGTTATTTCCCTCCGATCTCCAGGTTTTGAAGCGAGTCCAGATCAGACGGTACGGGATGAAGACCGCGTCGGACCTCTGCCTGCGGTTCCTGTCAAAAGCATCGACTGGCTCTTTGTGTTTTCGGTGCTGTTCATCTCCAGCTTCACTCTGTATGCCATCCTCTGCACAGACAGCATCCGCTGGCTCATCCCCGGCCCGGACCACGAGCATCAGGACTAGAGTCTGCTGAGGGCTCACACTTGGGGAATAAATGAGTATATGAATGTATTGTTGTGTTCTTGTTTAGTTGTGTTCTGTTAAAGCCGTTCGCCTGGTTGGGATGCTTTTGAAAGCACATCTTTAGATGAAGTGGTCTGGTTCCTTCAGGAATCTCCAGAGTCTGACGTCTCCTGTGCTGTAGATCCAGCACGCGTGTAATACTCACAGCCCAGGTGTGCTGATTACAATATCAGCTGAAATACTGGAGCAGCGCTCGGTCGAGGAAACCGTGGGACAGTAGTGTTGGCATACTTCTGTTTACATACTAGTATGTAGTGCACTAGCACTGCATTGAGAACACAGCCCAGGACTGGGGTTGGTAAAGTCACTGAAGAATGCTTCCAATCACACACAATCCTTTACACATTGCAATTCATGAAATAAAAGCTGGTAGAAAATAAATGAGCACTGTACTCATCTCTGCAAGAGAAAAACATCAGCTGCGTCCCAAATGACCCTCTCTACACTATGCACTCACACTGTATGCACTATTCACAgtgtatgaattattattttgtcttttacaaTCGGGAGTCTGATAGCTCCTCCCCTTCTCTATAAAGCAGCGATATTTGAGTGACTGAAGTGTACAACATTCCAcaattattttttcagttaattaaTTGCATCATCCGGGTGTTTTTAAGTGTGACGCACTGCCACGGATCTATAATAGAGATCAGTGCGCACTACACACACTAGTTACACTACACTAAACCTCAAGGAATAGTGTATATGTAGGCGATTCCGAACACACCTATGgattttgagatttaaaaaaaaattgtcattacctgtactgtattaacaaaaatttagtacaaatattttatataaagtatttttatacCTAATTTGGCGCGCGACCGCGGAAGGCGGGTCTTCACATGCGCATTATTTGAGCGCCTCGTGTTTAAGACTGACATCTGCTACAGTAGTGCTCAGAAGGGTCGCAGTCTAACTAGGGTGCATCAGTCAGTGGTCATCTGCTGCAGTAGTGCTCAGAAGGGTCGCAGTCTAACTAGGGTGCATCAGTCAGTGGTCATCTGCTGCAGTAGTGCTCAGAAGGGTCGCAGTCTAACTAGGGTGCATCAGGCAGTGGTCATCTGCTACAGTAGTGCTCAGAAGGGTCGCAGTCTAACTAGGGTGCATCAGTCAGTGGTCATCTGCTACAGTAGTGCTCAGAAGGGTCGCAGTCTAACTAGGGTGCATCAGTCAGTGGTCATCTGCTACAGTAGTGCTCAGAAGGGTCGCAGTCTAACTAGGGTGCATCAGTCAGTGGTCATCTGCTACAGTAGTGCTCAGAAGGGTCGCAGTCTAACTAGGGTGCATCAGTCAGTGGTCATCTGCTACAGTAGTGCTCAGAAGGGTCGCAGTCTAACTAGGGTGCATCAGTCAGTGGTCATCTGCTACAGTAGTGCTCAGAAGGGTCGCAGTCTAACTAGGGTGCATCAGTCAGTGGTCATCTGCTACAGTAGTGCTCAGAAGGGTCGCAGTCTAACTAGGGTGCATCAGTCAGTGGTCATCTGCTACAGTAGTGCTCAGAAGGGTCGCAGTCTAACTAGGGTGCATCAGTCAGTGGTCATCTGCTACAGTAGTGCTCAGAAGGGTCGCAGTCTAACTAGGGTGCATCAGTCAGTGGTCATCTGCTACAATAGTGCTCAGAAGGGTCGCAGTCTAACTAGGGTGCATCAGTCAGTGGTCATCTGCTACAGTAGTGCTCAGAAGGGTCGCAGTCTAACTAGGGTGCATCAGTCAGTGGTCATCTGCTACAGTAGTGCTCAGAAGGGTCGCAGTCTAACTAGGGTGCATCAGTCAGTGGTCATCTGCTCCAGTAGTGCTCAGAAGGGTCGCAGTCTAACTAGGGTGCATCAGTCAGTGGTCATCTGCTACAGTAGTGCTCAGAAGAGTCGCAGTCTAACTAGGGTGCATCAGTCAGTGGTCATCTGCTGCAGTAGTGCTCAGAAGGGTCGCAGTCTAACTAGGGTGCATCAGTCAGTGGTCATCTGCTCCAGTAGTGCTCAGAAGGGTCGCAGTCTAACTAGGGTGCATCAGTCAGTGGTCATCTGCTACAGTAGTGCTCAGAAGAGTCGCAGTCTAACTAGGGTGCATCAGTCAGTGGTCATCTGCTACAGTAGTGCTCAGAAGAGTCGCAGTCTAACTAGGGTGCATCAGTCAGTGGTCATCTGCTCAAGTAGTGCTCAGAAGGGTCGCAGTCTAACTAGGGTGCATCAGTCAGTGGTCATCTGCTCCAGTAGTGCTCAGAAGAGTCGCAGTCTAACTAGGGTGCATCAGTCAGTGGTCATCTGCTCCAGTAGTGCTCAGAAGAGTCGCAGTCTAACTAGGGTGCATCAGTCAGTGGTCATCTGCTACAGTAGTGCTCAGAAGGGTCGCAGTCTAACTAGGGTGCATCAGTCAGTGGTCATCTGCTACAGTAGTGCTCAGGAGGGTCGCAGTCTAACTAGGGTGCATCAGTCAGTGGTCATCTGCTCCAGTAGTGCTCAGGAGGGTCGCAGTCTAACTAGGGTGCATCAGTCAGTGGTCATCTGCTCCAGTAGTGCTCAGGAGGGTCGCAGTCTAACTAGGGTGCATCAGTCAGTCGTCATCTGCTCCAGTAGTGCTCAGAAGGGTCGCAGTCTAACTAGGGTGCATCAGTCAGTGGTCAGGCGGACTCGGGTTAATGTTCACTCTCAGTTCTGTTCGTCAGTGGCCGAGGGCTCTAAGCAGACTGACCCGCTGTTACAGCCGCGCAGGTGGAATGGTAAGACAACAATAGACTGTTTTAAACAGAGACAAACTCAATTTTACTGCGATGTCAAAGGCTTTGGCGGCCGCGCGTGATTGTGACGTCGATAGTTGCTCGTCCAATCAGCGACTCCCGCACGAGCTTTCTAGACGAGTGAGGATCTGATAGCGATCGATGGAATGCGAACACGTTCTGCACTGGCTGATAATCAGATAAATCGAATCAGGTTTCCACAGAAAAAATTAGACATGACGTGTTTTTAAGAGACGTGTCCCGAATGTCACGCGAATGAACCGGACTCGAGCTCCATCTAGCGGACGAGTGTGGAGTTACACCGTTACACTTTTAATACTATAACCTAAAatagcttttcttttctttaacattttctgtatttatttctaaacgttatatcatgaatatcattaaATAATCTGGCCTGTCCTCATAACTCGTTCATACGCACACAAACAGCATGTCGATGTTTTTCAGATGTCTTGTATGTAGTTTGCGTTATTTTGACCGACACAAGACACAGCAGTGAATTTGATTTGACACGTTATAACCCTGTTCACCCGATAGATGGCGACAGAGaccagttagtgtgtgtgtgagagagtgagtgtgtgtgtgtgtgtgtgtgtgtgtgagtgagtgagagagagagagggagtgagtgtgggtgtgtgtgtgttcgtgtttgtgcgtgtgtgagagagagagagagagagaatgtgtgtgtgtgtgtgtgtgtgtgtgtgtgtgagagagagagagagtgtgtctgtgtgtgtgtgtgtgtgtgagagagagagtgagtgtgtgtgagagagagtgagtgagtgagtgtgtgtgtgtgtgtgagagagagagtgagtgagtgttagtgtgtgtgtgtgtgtgtgtgtgtgtgagagagagagtgtgtgtctgtgtgtgtgtgtgagagagagagagtgagtgagtgttagtgtgtgtgtgtgtgtgtgagtgagtgagtgtgtttggatgagtgtgtgtgtgtgtgagtgagtgtgtgtgtgtgtgtgtgagtgtgtgtgtgtgtgtgcatgagtgtgtttgagtgagtgagtgtgtgtgtgtgtgagtgagtgtgtgtgagtgagtgtgtgtgtgtgagtgagtgtgtgtgtgtgtgtgtgtgtgagagagagagtgagtgtgtgtgagagagagtgagtgagtgagtgtgtgtgtgtgtgtgagagagagagtgagtgagtgttagtgtgtgtgtgtgtgtgtgtgtgtgtgtgtgtgtgtgagagagagagtgtgtgtctgtgtgtgtgtgtgagagagagagagtgagtgagtgttagtgtgtgtgtgtgtgtgtgagtgagtgagtgtgtttggatgagtgtgtgtgtgtgtgagtgagtgtgtgtgtgtgtgtgtgagtgtgtgtgtgtgtgtgcatgagtgtgtttgagtgagtgagtgtgtgtgtgtgtgagtgagtgtgtgagtgagtgtttgtgtgtgtgagtgagtgtttgtgtgtgtgtgtgtgtgtgtgtgtgtgtgtgtgtgtgtgtgtgtgcgtgtcaggGCTGGTGTGTGatgtggacccactttatattaagtggccttaactactatgtacttacattttaattaatgatttagtacaatgtacttattgtgtacatacatgtttttacattgtacttatattaaaaaaaaaactacatgtaattacatgtgtatttaatttctgtaattacatttataattacactattgacccatactttacaccttaaacttacccatttttaacccacccttaaacttacccatacctccaaccctcaccctaaccttacccctatcccacctcaatagcagcaaaagtgttttacaatacaatatgaacacaataagtacattgtacttattttttttatgtaagtacatagtagttaaggccacctaatataaagtgggacctgtGATGTTAATGCTGTGTGCAGGCTGCAGACTGGCTGTCCTCGGCCGAGCGAGAGCAGTTCCTCCTGGAGCTCAAGGACACTGGATGGATGGAGGTGGAGGACCGCGACGCTCTTCACAAGGAGCTGCACTTCAAGAGCTTTAACCAGGTCTGTCACTCCACGTCACTGAACGAGGAGCAGCTCTAGATGTCGCTGGCTCTCTAGCAAACAGAGCTGGAGGTCAAACTCTTGTGCTCGAGCTGCAGAGTCTTGAGTTTGTGTTGCTGTTCAGGGCCATCGAGCTCCTAATGGCTTTTACAGAGAGACGCAGAAACACACTTTATTAGATGCAGGTGTAAACCAAACCAAGCCCTTTTCTCAAACCCTTGCTGAGCAGAATGTGTTTTGATGACTGAGTGAAAGACAGTAGatgctaaaatgtttaaaagaagtCACTCCTGCTCatcaacgctgctttta
Coding sequences within:
- the LOC113063795 gene encoding thioredoxin domain-containing protein 15, which codes for MVPVPDRFRSVAIWLLISAIARLSHGDEAELPDQADPPQRIFRTAEMADAVMGVPQSAGMEPLAGDECAGGRCEEALLSAVIHSDSSDTESQNFTVTETEPAKTYKVNCERRNITGIERFTVQLLNASQDLMDLLNANSSECSLVLFYTTWCQFSANLAPHFNALPRVFPSMHFLALDASQHSSLSTRFGTVAVPNILLFQGAKPMARFNQTDRTLETLTSFITNQTGFEASPDQTVRDEDRVGPLPAVPVKSIDWLFVFSVLFISSFTLYAILCTDSIRWLIPGPDHEHQD
- the LOC113063796 gene encoding pterin-4-alpha-carbinolamine dehydratase 2-like, with the translated sequence MFTLSSVRQWPRALSRLTRCYSRAGGMAADWLSSAEREQFLLELKDTGWMEVEDRDALHKELHFKSFNQAFGFMCRVALQAEKMNHHPEWFNVYNKVQITLSTHDCGGLSKKDIRLAKFIDKVALSL